A stretch of the Campylobacter sp. 19-13652 genome encodes the following:
- a CDS encoding phage holin family protein: MPLNEIIDKLLTFLWVFSISAFAGITRRVRRLQGASGNDELKKEGSWILFAADIVISGFIGMLTYYICVYANVPDSLMAVYIGVSAHMGTKALSLYEALFSKGMKG, from the coding sequence ATGCCGCTAAATGAGATAATTGACAAGCTGCTTACCTTTTTATGGGTCTTTTCTATTTCGGCATTTGCTGGCATTACTAGAAGGGTAAGACGCCTGCAGGGTGCAAGTGGCAATGATGAGCTTAAAAAAGAGGGAAGCTGGATTTTATTTGCAGCTGATATTGTAATAAGTGGCTTTATCGGAATGCTTACTTATTATATTTGCGTATATGCAAATGTACCAGATAGCCTAATGGCTGTATACATAGGGGTATCAGCTCATATGGGGACAAAAGCACTTAGCCTTTATGAGGCACTATTTAGCAAGGGTATGAAAGGCTAG
- a CDS encoding DUF5675 family protein — translation MKLTITRFKEIDDGTIGKFKLLDDKGNVWLEGYTLEPAGDDTTKAGKDRRIPAGEYSIDWHNSPKFKRRLPRLSSALVPKSRQILIHAGNYPKDTTGCVLVGESYNNAGVFNSKAMLNRLLALMHKQDGVVVVENSFT, via the coding sequence ATGAAACTAACAATAACTAGATTTAAAGAGATTGACGACGGTACGATAGGCAAATTTAAACTACTTGATGATAAGGGCAACGTATGGCTAGAGGGTTATACGCTTGAACCAGCTGGAGATGATACTACCAAAGCAGGTAAGGATAGGCGAATACCAGCAGGAGAGTACAGTATAGACTGGCACAATAGCCCAAAGTTTAAGCGCAGATTGCCACGTCTTAGCAGTGCATTGGTGCCAAAATCAAGGCAAATCCTAATCCACGCAGGCAACTATCCAAAGGACACGACTGGCTGCGTGCTAGTAGGAGAGAGCTACAACAATGCTGGGGTATTTAACTCAAAGGCTATGCTAAATCGCCTGCTTGCTTTAATGCATAAACAAGATGGGGTGGTTGTGGTGGAGAATAGCTTTACATAG
- a CDS encoding NAD+ synthase has product MKNFKAIKDELVIFLRNYLQESGAKGFVLGLSGGLDSAVVAHLCAIAAPERLNVLLLPSKNSSQQHLNDALSVCKALNLTPNIVKIDPVLEGFKSAIDGEISHLRLANLTARTRMCLLYDASASLSSLVVGTSNKSEIMLGYGTIYGDLACALNPIGDLFKTEIRELARELGVSDDIIQKAPSADLWAGQSDEGELGYSYDELDHVLARIEAGASESELIAKFGRDLAISVLARFNANKFKSKMPPVARIGG; this is encoded by the coding sequence TTGAAAAATTTTAAGGCGATTAAGGACGAATTAGTTATTTTCTTGCGAAATTACCTGCAAGAAAGTGGTGCAAAGGGCTTTGTGCTGGGGCTTTCTGGTGGGCTTGACTCTGCTGTGGTGGCACATCTTTGTGCGATTGCTGCGCCTGAGCGCTTAAATGTCTTGCTTTTGCCTAGCAAAAACTCAAGTCAGCAGCATTTAAATGATGCGTTAAGCGTATGCAAGGCATTAAATTTAACGCCAAATATAGTAAAAATAGACCCAGTTTTAGAGGGGTTTAAAAGCGCCATAGATGGCGAGATAAGCCATTTAAGGCTTGCAAATTTAACCGCTAGAACTCGTATGTGCCTACTTTATGACGCTTCAGCGAGCCTTAGTTCATTAGTTGTTGGCACAAGTAATAAAAGCGAGATCATGCTAGGATATGGCACTATTTATGGGGATTTAGCCTGCGCTTTAAATCCTATAGGCGATCTTTTTAAAACCGAGATAAGAGAGCTTGCAAGAGAGCTTGGGGTAAGCGATGATATAATCCAAAAAGCCCCATCGGCTGACCTCTGGGCTGGGCAGAGTGATGAGGGTGAGCTAGGATATAGCTATGATGAGCTAGACCATGTGCTAGCTCGCATAGAAGCAGGGGCTAGCGAATCTGAGCTAATAGCTAAGTTTGGCAGAGATTTGGCGATTAGCGTCTTAGCTAGGTTTAATGCGAATAAATTTAAAAGCAAAATGCCGCCAGTGGCAAGAATAGGGGGTTAG
- a CDS encoding DegT/DnrJ/EryC1/StrS aminotransferase family protein — MEEISFFKPTITSRESELINEALNSQGTDMIDRLEESLKSYFDARHIIVTYNAAAAHHLALCAMDIKRGDKIVCSVNAFPSVAQAIRHFDAEPIFVDIDEDDFNIDPNALRATLNKHNHKKLKGVFVSHIGGQPAKMREIYEIAGEYGIKVLDDGNKSIGMTYDGKKIGNTGSFISCFQISSQLKNPVATAGFMITNDDEIAARAQLLRNYALLSGVDKYGNLGYIYDVVDIGVKYDITTLNAAYALAQFEKNDEFIARRAAIAEYYNKALDGCPHVRTPVKKRDHVYTQYIIKIDKNRDGFARELLEAGIHTSLHYIPIHMLKYYKDKYSLKVNDFPNALKAYQQVLSLPIYNALKDSEVSYICEKIEQIAKSRV; from the coding sequence ATGGAAGAGATAAGTTTTTTTAAGCCTACTATAACAAGTAGAGAGAGCGAGCTTATAAACGAGGCGCTAAATAGCCAAGGTACAGATATGATAGATAGGCTTGAGGAAAGCTTAAAATCGTACTTTGACGCACGCCATATAATCGTTACTTATAACGCAGCTGCGGCGCACCATCTAGCGCTTTGTGCGATGGATATAAAGCGCGGAGATAAGATAGTTTGTTCTGTAAATGCTTTTCCCAGCGTCGCTCAAGCCATACGTCATTTTGACGCAGAGCCTATATTTGTAGACATTGATGAGGATGATTTTAATATAGACCCAAATGCCCTAAGAGCAACACTTAATAAACATAATCATAAAAAGCTAAAAGGCGTCTTTGTCTCTCACATAGGCGGGCAGCCAGCAAAGATGAGAGAAATTTATGAGATAGCTGGAGAATACGGCATAAAGGTGCTTGATGATGGAAATAAGTCTATAGGCATGACCTATGACGGTAAGAAAATAGGCAACACTGGCTCGTTTATATCTTGCTTTCAGATTAGCTCGCAGCTAAAAAATCCAGTCGCCACGGCTGGCTTTATGATTACAAACGATGATGAAATAGCTGCTCGCGCTCAGCTTTTGCGCAACTATGCTCTTTTAAGCGGCGTCGATAAATACGGCAATCTAGGCTATATCTATGATGTTGTTGATATTGGTGTAAAATACGACATCACTACGCTAAATGCAGCATATGCCTTAGCACAGTTTGAGAAAAATGATGAATTTATCGCTCGCCGTGCGGCTATTGCGGAGTATTATAATAAGGCTCTTGATGGTTGTCCGCACGTAAGAACCCCAGTAAAAAAGCGCGATCACGTCTATACTCAGTATATCATTAAGATAGACAAAAACCGCGATGGCTTTGCTAGGGAGTTGTTAGAGGCTGGAATTCATACAAGCCTTCATTACATACCCATACATATGCTAAAGTATTATAAAGATAAATATAGCCTTAAGGTAAATGACTTTCCAAATGCGCTAAAGGCTTATCAGCAGGTGCTATCTTTGCCTATTTATAATGCGCTTAAAGATAGTGAAGTATCATATATCTGCGAGAAAATCGAGCAAATAGCAAAATCAAGAGTCTAG
- a CDS encoding tetraacyldisaccharide 4'-kinase, giving the protein MRALKLLHSKLFLLGERYIYSPSILWKLLAILLLPLSILWALGVIIKKSLNKKQTPPPLPTISIGNLTLGGSGKTPLCVAISSNISGACIILRGYKRKSKGLVVVAYNGKILADINSSADEAMLYARLVKNATVIVSEDRLQAIQKAKELGARYALLDDGFGKFNIKKLDILINPLYSPALPFCLPSGGYRYPPSFIKYADYVVQSGREFKSISYIKNSSKSMVLVSAIANPARLSEFFGRTVGQVFFPDHYDFSKAELEEILAKFNATSLLVTQKDYVKITHFGLCVSLIEQHTILCSDFVALLENFISQEAL; this is encoded by the coding sequence TTGCGTGCTTTAAAGCTTTTGCATTCTAAGCTATTTTTACTAGGTGAGAGATATATCTATTCGCCTAGTATTTTGTGGAAATTGCTAGCTATTTTGCTTTTGCCGCTTTCTATATTATGGGCTTTAGGGGTAATAATAAAAAAATCTCTAAATAAGAAACAAACACCTCCACCACTACCAACCATTAGCATAGGAAACCTCACTCTAGGAGGCAGTGGCAAAACTCCACTTTGTGTTGCTATTAGCTCTAATATTAGCGGTGCTTGCATAATCTTAAGAGGTTATAAAAGAAAAAGCAAAGGGCTGGTCGTAGTGGCTTATAATGGCAAAATATTAGCCGATATTAACTCCAGTGCAGATGAGGCCATGCTCTATGCAAGGCTTGTTAAAAATGCTACTGTAATAGTAAGCGAGGATAGGCTACAAGCCATACAAAAAGCAAAAGAACTCGGCGCAAGATACGCTTTGCTTGATGATGGGTTTGGTAAATTTAATATAAAAAAGCTAGATATTTTAATAAATCCACTCTATTCTCCAGCCTTGCCTTTTTGTCTGCCTAGCGGTGGGTATAGGTATCCGCCTAGCTTTATAAAATATGCTGATTATGTGGTGCAAAGTGGGCGTGAGTTTAAGTCTATAAGTTATATAAAAAATTCAAGCAAAAGCATGGTTTTAGTTAGCGCTATTGCAAATCCAGCTAGACTGAGTGAGTTTTTTGGCCGCACTGTGGGGCAGGTATTTTTCCCTGATCATTATGATTTTAGCAAGGCTGAGCTTGAGGAGATTTTGGCTAAATTTAACGCCACAAGCCTGCTTGTAACGCAAAAAGACTACGTAAAGATAACCCATTTTGGACTTTGTGTGTCGCTTATTGAGCAGCATACTATTTTATGTAGCGATTTTGTGGCTTTGTTAGAAAATTTTATAAGCCAAGAGGCGTTATAA
- the cutA gene encoding divalent cation tolerance protein CutA translates to MEKLIITTESKKTLAKKLAKKLVKKGLAACVMVSKNEFSAYIYEGKFYKEREWVLSIKTAQKFKKVKHFIKKNHSYELPEIIGLKIAKIDKKYKKWLKGQR, encoded by the coding sequence ATGGAAAAGTTAATAATCACAACCGAATCTAAAAAAACTTTGGCTAAAAAGCTTGCCAAAAAGCTCGTAAAAAAGGGGCTAGCAGCCTGTGTCATGGTGTCAAAAAATGAGTTTAGCGCCTATATTTATGAGGGTAAATTTTATAAAGAGCGTGAGTGGGTGTTAAGTATAAAAACTGCGCAAAAATTTAAAAAAGTAAAGCACTTTATAAAGAAAAATCATAGCTATGAGCTACCTGAAATAATAGGTCTAAAAATAGCTAAAATAGACAAAAAATATAAAAAATGGCTAAAAGGACAGAGATAA
- the thrC gene encoding threonine synthase, whose translation MRLISTRTDGKLKPKKSELSEAILNPSAEFGGLYAPKKLPKLEYEFFQKGGYMSYAKFAIKLIKEFKFDVSKELFKTALKRYESFDDANEPVPLVKIAKNLYVNELYHGPTRAFKDMALQPFGALLAELAKERGERYLVACATSGDTGPATLETFANASNVNVVCLYPDGGTSAVQRLQMATASALNLKVIAINGNFDDAQRVLKELLASDEFKSELERNGLKLSAANSVNFGRILFQIIYHAYAYARLIHSGELSRDESFDVIVPSGNFGNALGAYYAKKMGAKIGVIKIVSNENNILTEFFTTGRYDLRGKSLIKTISPAMDILISSNVERLLFDKFGAIRTKELMDKLKSDKFYELTKAELAALNEDFEADFCTDSECKKQIAKWAKKGVLLDPHTATCLKMRDKERLSVITSTADWVKFTPSMVSAIKPDAPECAKPEEELSAMLSLGAEYKAKVPVQISKLFKQEVLHSEILDPDKVASAVLGWLK comes from the coding sequence ATGAGACTAATAAGCACAAGAACAGACGGCAAGTTAAAGCCTAAAAAATCAGAGCTTAGCGAGGCGATATTAAATCCATCTGCGGAGTTTGGTGGGCTTTATGCGCCTAAGAAACTGCCAAAGCTTGAGTATGAGTTTTTCCAAAAGGGCGGATATATGAGCTATGCGAAGTTTGCTATAAAGCTCATAAAGGAGTTTAAATTTGACGTTTCAAAGGAGCTTTTTAAGACTGCGCTTAAGCGATATGAGAGCTTTGATGATGCAAACGAGCCAGTGCCTCTTGTAAAAATTGCAAAAAATTTATACGTAAATGAGCTTTACCACGGCCCTACAAGAGCGTTTAAGGATATGGCGCTTCAGCCATTTGGTGCGCTTTTAGCCGAGCTTGCTAAGGAGCGTGGCGAGAGGTATTTAGTCGCTTGCGCTACAAGCGGAGACACTGGGCCAGCTACACTTGAGACATTTGCAAATGCAAGCAATGTAAACGTGGTCTGCCTCTATCCAGACGGCGGTACTTCTGCGGTACAGCGGCTTCAAATGGCGACAGCTTCGGCTTTGAATTTAAAAGTCATCGCTATAAACGGCAACTTTGACGATGCACAAAGGGTGTTAAAAGAGCTTTTAGCTAGTGATGAGTTTAAAAGCGAGCTTGAGCGTAATGGGCTAAAGCTAAGTGCGGCAAACTCAGTAAATTTTGGGAGAATTTTATTTCAGATAATCTACCATGCCTACGCATATGCTAGGCTTATTCACAGTGGCGAGCTTAGTAGGGACGAGAGCTTTGATGTGATAGTGCCAAGCGGTAATTTTGGTAATGCTTTAGGAGCTTATTATGCTAAAAAAATGGGCGCAAAAATAGGCGTTATAAAAATAGTCTCAAACGAAAATAATATCCTAACAGAGTTTTTTACTACAGGGCGCTATGATCTGCGTGGCAAATCTCTAATAAAGACCATAAGCCCAGCTATGGATATTTTAATAAGTTCAAACGTCGAGCGGCTGCTTTTTGATAAATTTGGCGCAATTCGCACAAAAGAGCTTATGGATAAGCTAAAATCTGATAAATTTTACGAGCTAACAAAGGCAGAACTTGCAGCACTTAATGAGGATTTTGAGGCGGATTTTTGCACTGATAGCGAGTGTAAAAAACAGATTGCAAAATGGGCTAAAAAGGGAGTATTGCTAGACCCACACACTGCCACTTGCCTAAAAATGCGAGACAAAGAGCGCCTTAGCGTCATTACTTCGACGGCTGATTGGGTGAAGTTTACCCCTAGTATGGTGTCTGCGATTAAGCCTGATGCACCAGAGTGCGCTAAGCCAGAGGAGGAGCTGTCTGCTATGCTGTCTTTGGGTGCAGAATATAAAGCAAAAGTGCCAGTTCAAATTTCCAAACTCTTTAAACAAGAGGTGCTTCATAGTGAGATTTTAGACCCAGATAAGGTAGCTAGTGCGGTTTTAGGCTGGCTTAAATGA
- the kdsB gene encoding 3-deoxy-manno-octulosonate cytidylyltransferase, giving the protein MIVIPARLASSRLKDKILLPVGGVPLFVATARQVSGVDEVLVAVDEPMVLEIAKSYGLRAVLTSKQHQSGTDRIYEAVSALGLGDDEIIINVQADEPFIEPDNVLKFYQFCRDGGAFMYSCFKLVGLSEAQNPNLVKVVTDDASRALYFSRSIIPYPRAECASFKAHLGIYGYSVASLREFCALSASMLEMTEKLEQLRALQAGKDIKMLEIKSSSIGIDTSEDYERALALV; this is encoded by the coding sequence ATGATAGTCATACCAGCGCGTCTGGCCTCTAGCAGACTAAAGGATAAGATACTCTTGCCAGTTGGAGGTGTGCCGCTTTTTGTCGCTACGGCTAGGCAAGTTAGTGGGGTCGATGAGGTACTTGTAGCGGTTGATGAGCCTATGGTGCTTGAGATAGCCAAAAGCTATGGGTTGCGCGCTGTGCTAACCTCAAAGCAGCACCAAAGTGGCACTGATAGGATATATGAGGCTGTGAGTGCTTTGGGGCTAGGAGATGATGAGATTATCATAAACGTCCAGGCCGATGAGCCATTTATAGAGCCTGATAATGTGCTTAAATTTTATCAGTTTTGCCGAGATGGTGGGGCTTTTATGTACTCTTGTTTTAAGCTTGTTGGGCTTAGCGAGGCACAAAATCCAAATCTAGTAAAAGTCGTTACAGATGATGCTAGTCGTGCGCTTTATTTCTCACGCTCGATTATCCCATATCCTAGGGCTGAGTGCGCTAGTTTTAAGGCTCATTTGGGGATTTACGGATATAGCGTGGCTAGCCTTAGGGAGTTTTGCGCTCTTAGTGCGTCGATGCTTGAGATGACCGAAAAGCTAGAGCAGCTTCGCGCCCTACAAGCTGGCAAGGACATAAAGATGCTTGAGATTAAAAGCAGCAGTATCGGCATAGATACGAGTGAGGATTATGAGAGGGCTTTAGCTCTTGTTTAA
- a CDS encoding response regulator translates to MKIDSKTLGSVLSEAAKYTRKLSANSDEFKSLLNSQSEPNADASLNQMSVEDFKAALKKYGAFGFVAKMSEDIIGEKLAKKRAELEESMGLNDESKSAEERLELKATIDDLVRDYEKELRASLKQNAILQKQQQLEANKSSHGLEMALAEL, encoded by the coding sequence ATGAAAATAGACTCCAAAACATTAGGCTCAGTTTTAAGCGAAGCGGCAAAATACACAAGAAAACTATCGGCAAATAGTGATGAATTCAAAAGCCTGCTAAACAGCCAAAGCGAGCCAAATGCGGACGCTAGCTTAAATCAGATGAGTGTTGAGGATTTTAAAGCTGCGCTTAAAAAATACGGAGCATTTGGCTTTGTGGCAAAAATGAGCGAGGACATAATAGGCGAAAAACTAGCCAAAAAACGCGCCGAGCTCGAGGAGAGCATGGGGCTAAATGACGAAAGCAAAAGCGCTGAAGAAAGGCTCGAATTAAAAGCGACGATTGATGATTTGGTAAGGGATTATGAAAAAGAGCTAAGAGCAAGCCTAAAACAAAATGCAATACTACAAAAACAGCAGCAACTTGAGGCAAACAAAAGCTCGCATGGACTTGAAATGGCACTGGCTGAGCTTTGA
- the hemH gene encoding ferrochelatase: protein MKRALILLNMGGPNNLSEVKVFLLNMFKDRRILPIKSDFLRSIIAHIITFARHKNAKENYAKLGGKSPISDTTKSLCEKISSLYGEFSAVDFAMRYTPAFAKDTMVKYSEFDEIILLPLYPHHSSTTILSSLDDVKNVLDEIKFKGEVKIVPEFYQNSAYNDIILNRILSQIKGNDISEVTLIFSAHSLPQSVIDRGDLYEKHVKEHVEILSNLCRQNGLNFKEFKLAYQSKLGPVKWLEPAMSDTLKQIEIKKAIIVPISFCIDNSETDFELAIEYRQIADELGYELYKVIRCPNDGEDFARFLAKLALETE from the coding sequence GTGAAACGTGCGCTAATACTACTAAATATGGGTGGTCCAAATAATCTAAGCGAGGTCAAGGTCTTTCTTTTAAATATGTTTAAAGATAGAAGAATTTTACCCATAAAAAGCGATTTTTTACGCTCCATCATAGCGCATATCATAACCTTTGCAAGACACAAAAACGCCAAAGAAAACTACGCAAAACTAGGCGGAAAATCGCCCATAAGCGATACTACAAAAAGCCTATGCGAAAAAATCAGCTCACTTTACGGCGAGTTTAGTGCAGTTGATTTTGCCATGCGCTACACCCCGGCTTTTGCAAAAGATACAATGGTAAAATACTCTGAATTTGACGAGATAATTCTACTGCCACTTTATCCACACCACTCAAGTACAACAATACTCTCAAGCCTTGATGACGTAAAGAATGTGCTTGATGAGATAAAATTTAAAGGCGAAGTAAAAATCGTACCAGAGTTTTACCAAAATAGTGCCTATAATGATATAATATTAAATAGAATTTTAAGCCAGATTAAAGGTAATGATATATCAGAGGTAACACTGATCTTTTCTGCTCATTCTCTGCCCCAAAGCGTGATAGATAGAGGTGATTTGTATGAAAAGCATGTAAAAGAGCATGTTGAAATTTTAAGCAACCTATGCAGACAAAATGGACTAAATTTTAAAGAATTTAAGTTAGCATATCAAAGCAAACTAGGTCCAGTAAAATGGCTAGAACCAGCCATGAGCGACACCCTAAAGCAGATTGAAATAAAAAAAGCCATAATCGTACCTATTTCATTTTGCATTGATAATTCAGAGACGGATTTTGAGCTAGCCATAGAGTATAGACAAATCGCAGATGAGCTAGGGTATGAGCTATATAAAGTGATTCGTTGCCCAAATGACGGCGAGGATTTTGCTAGATTTTTAGCTAAACTTGCCCTAGAAACGGAATGA
- the alaS gene encoding alanine--tRNA ligase, translating to MDIRHEYLNFFASKGHEIIPSAPLVPNDATLLFTNAGMVPFKSIFTGDEPRPTPPIRTSAQTCIRAGGKHNDLDNVGYTARHHTFFEMLGNFSFGEYFKREAIAYAWEFVTQVLKLPKERLYVTVHESDDEAFGLWCEHIASERIYRFGDKDNFWQMGDTGPCGPCSEIFYDQGSEHFNSPEDYMGGDGDRFLEIWNLVFMQYERNEKGELSPLPKPSIDTGMGLERVTAIMEGKFSNYDSSLFMPIIDEIAKICAKPYEYESGASYRVIADHIRSTTFLLAQGVSFDKEGRGYVLRRILRRAVRHGYLLGIKEPFMYRLVDRLCEIMAGAYPYLLEKKEFVKQMVKLEEERFFATLAAGIELFNKELESTSGEIFSGEVAFKLYDTYGFPLDLTSDMLRERNMRVDEAKFDELMNEQKRRAKAAWVGSGDGASASGDFKLLLEEFGENEFIGYESLVSEAKVLGLLDAEYKKVQSLGANQSGWVMLDRTPFYATSGGQAGDRGELAGVASVVDTQKFFGLNLSKIDTKTEIKVGQAVTARVGCERAQIARHHSATHLLHAALRAVLGEHITQAGSSVESDRLRFDFTHPKALSGDELSRIESFVRAEVAAAADTLVEIMDLESAKNSGAVALFGEKYAENVRVLSIGASKELCGGTHVANTAEVGAFFIVKESGVSAGVRRIEAVCANAAIKYADELRSELAGLYAEIKNTDLLAGVRKLKGEIKALKDELKQAASSASVAGEKVGETLVFVGEFGGDIKAKIDELKNQHDSVVVMLFKSSDDKVQVAAGVKGAGLKAGELVKFAAGILGGGGGGRDDFATAGGKDASKLGEAMAAAKELIKTKLA from the coding sequence ATGGATATTAGACACGAATACCTAAACTTTTTCGCCTCCAAAGGACACGAGATAATCCCCTCTGCGCCACTTGTGCCAAACGACGCTACCCTGCTTTTTACAAACGCTGGTATGGTGCCATTTAAGAGCATTTTTACTGGCGATGAGCCACGTCCTACTCCGCCTATTCGCACCTCCGCTCAGACTTGCATTAGGGCTGGGGGCAAGCACAATGACTTAGATAACGTCGGCTACACTGCCAGGCACCACACCTTTTTTGAAATGCTAGGAAACTTTAGCTTTGGCGAGTATTTTAAGCGTGAGGCTATCGCCTATGCGTGGGAGTTTGTAACTCAGGTTTTAAAGCTACCAAAAGAGCGGCTTTACGTAACTGTGCACGAAAGCGATGACGAGGCGTTTGGGCTTTGGTGTGAGCATATTGCAAGCGAGCGAATTTACCGCTTTGGCGATAAGGATAACTTCTGGCAAATGGGCGATACTGGACCTTGTGGGCCTTGCAGCGAGATATTTTATGACCAGGGTAGCGAGCATTTTAACAGCCCTGAAGACTATATGGGCGGCGACGGCGACCGCTTTTTGGAGATTTGGAATTTAGTCTTTATGCAGTATGAGCGAAACGAAAAGGGCGAGCTAAGCCCGCTACCAAAGCCTAGCATCGACACTGGTATGGGGCTTGAGCGAGTTACTGCGATAATGGAAGGTAAGTTTAGCAACTACGACAGCTCGCTTTTTATGCCTATCATTGATGAGATAGCTAAAATTTGCGCTAAGCCCTATGAATACGAAAGCGGCGCAAGCTACCGCGTCATAGCCGATCACATCAGAAGCACGACCTTTTTGCTGGCTCAAGGAGTGAGCTTTGATAAAGAAGGGCGGGGCTATGTGCTGCGTAGAATTTTACGCAGGGCTGTGCGTCACGGCTACTTGCTTGGCATTAAAGAGCCGTTTATGTATCGCCTAGTAGATAGGCTTTGCGAGATTATGGCTGGGGCGTATCCGTATTTGCTGGAGAAAAAAGAGTTTGTAAAGCAGATGGTAAAGCTTGAAGAGGAGCGGTTTTTCGCTACGCTTGCGGCTGGGATTGAGCTGTTTAATAAAGAGCTTGAAAGCACAAGCGGTGAGATTTTTAGCGGCGAAGTAGCCTTTAAGCTTTATGACACCTACGGCTTTCCGCTTGATCTGACTTCGGATATGTTGCGTGAGAGAAATATGCGCGTTGATGAAGCTAAATTTGACGAGCTAATGAATGAACAAAAACGCAGGGCAAAAGCGGCCTGGGTCGGCAGCGGCGACGGGGCGAGCGCGAGCGGGGATTTTAAGCTCTTGCTTGAGGAGTTTGGCGAGAATGAATTTATAGGCTATGAGAGCCTAGTGAGCGAAGCAAAGGTGCTTGGGCTTTTAGACGCTGAGTATAAAAAGGTGCAGTCTTTGGGCGCTAACCAAAGTGGCTGGGTGATGCTTGATAGGACGCCATTTTACGCTACTAGCGGCGGGCAGGCTGGCGATAGGGGTGAGCTGGCTGGCGTGGCTAGCGTGGTGGATACGCAGAAGTTTTTTGGTTTAAATTTAAGCAAAATCGACACCAAAACCGAGATAAAAGTGGGGCAAGCAGTAACAGCAAGAGTAGGCTGTGAGCGAGCCCAGATAGCACGGCACCACTCAGCCACGCACCTGCTGCACGCTGCACTTCGTGCGGTGCTTGGCGAGCATATCACTCAGGCAGGCTCCAGCGTAGAAAGCGACAGACTGCGCTTTGACTTTACCCACCCAAAGGCGCTTAGCGGCGATGAGTTAAGCCGCATTGAGAGCTTTGTTAGGGCTGAAGTGGCGGCTGCGGCTGATACTCTTGTGGAGATAATGGATTTAGAAAGCGCAAAAAATAGCGGTGCGGTTGCCCTTTTTGGCGAGAAATATGCCGAAAATGTGCGTGTGCTAAGCATAGGCGCTAGTAAGGAGCTTTGCGGTGGCACTCACGTGGCAAATACGGCTGAAGTGGGGGCGTTTTTTATCGTTAAAGAAAGCGGCGTAAGTGCTGGCGTGCGCCGTATTGAGGCGGTTTGCGCTAATGCAGCGATAAAATATGCAGATGAGCTTAGAAGTGAGCTAGCGGGGCTTTATGCCGAGATTAAAAACACCGACTTATTAGCTGGCGTAAGAAAGCTAAAGGGCGAGATAAAAGCCCTAAAAGACGAGCTAAAGCAGGCCGCGAGCTCTGCAAGTGTGGCTGGCGAGAAAGTGGGCGAGACGCTCGTTTTTGTCGGCGAGTTTGGCGGTGATATAAAGGCAAAAATCGATGAGCTTAAAAATCAGCACGATAGCGTCGTGGTAATGCTATTTAAATCAAGCGATGATAAGGTGCAAGTAGCAGCTGGGGTAAAGGGCGCTGGCTTAAAGGCTGGGGAGCTGGTTAAATTTGCAGCTGGTATTTTAGGCGGCGGCGGCGGCGGACGAGATGACTTTGCCACAGCTGGGGGCAAGGACGCCTCAAAGCTGGGCGAAGCTATGGCGGCTGCAAAAGAGCTTATAAAGACAAAGCTTGCTTGA
- the maf gene encoding septum formation inhibitor Maf: MIVLVSSSPSRANILREAGLDFVVRSFKFDENLKKEGITPQTYVQKILRQKVNQAKEAGLISALLDEFRHGYLVFADSCVGVNNTVLTKASDEEQAKKMLLMQSGASASVFTAMAVVSAKFDIFSLSKTTFKFAPYDDKRLKDYLKSGDWQGKAGAMMIEGFSGEFVLSCEGSLKNAMGLDVDILKAFYENFI, from the coding sequence GTGATAGTTTTGGTTTCCTCATCTCCTTCTCGTGCTAATATATTGCGTGAGGCTGGACTTGATTTTGTTGTGCGTAGCTTTAAATTTGATGAAAATTTAAAAAAAGAGGGTATAACTCCACAAACTTATGTGCAAAAAATTCTACGTCAAAAGGTAAATCAGGCTAAGGAAGCTGGCTTAATTAGTGCGCTTTTGGATGAGTTTAGACATGGATATTTGGTATTTGCTGATAGCTGCGTGGGCGTGAATAATACAGTGCTTACAAAGGCAAGCGATGAGGAGCAGGCTAAAAAAATGCTTCTAATGCAAAGCGGTGCAAGTGCTAGCGTTTTTACAGCTATGGCTGTAGTTAGTGCTAAATTTGATATTTTTAGCCTTAGTAAAACGACTTTTAAATTTGCTCCATATGATGACAAAAGGCTAAAAGATTACCTAAAAAGTGGCGATTGGCAGGGCAAGGCTGGTGCTATGATGATAGAGGGCTTTAGTGGGGAGTTTGTGTTATCTTGCGAGGGTAGTTTAAAAAATGCTATGGGCTTAGATGTAGATATTTTAAAGGCTTTTTATGAAAATTTTATTTAA